From one Bombus huntii isolate Logan2020A chromosome 17, iyBomHunt1.1, whole genome shotgun sequence genomic stretch:
- the LOC126875233 gene encoding serine incorporator 1 isoform X5, with amino-acid sequence MGLICSTAQLACLCGSTACSFCCSQCPTCRNSTSTRIMYALLLMLGTIAACITLAPGLQDALKKVPFCTNSSNYVPSKFTVDCESAVGYLAVYRICFIIALYFFLMSIMMIRVRSSKDPRAPIQNGFWAIKYLLIIGGIIGAFFIPEKSFGTTWMYFGMIGGLLFIIIQLILIVDFAHTWADNWVGNYEDTESKGWYAALLGATLFNYAVSITGIVLLFIYFTHADSCDLNKFFISFNLILCVIASIISTLSTVQEHNPRSGLLQSSIVSLYVVYLTWSGISNSPDRECNPGFLGLISGNDADAKNRVAFDKESIIGLIIWFSCVLYSSLRTASKSSKITMSENILVQDNGADYTPVEGRNPDSETGNEAKVWDNEEDAVAYNWSFFHLMFALATLYVMMTLTNWYQPNSNLDTLNSNTASMWVKIISSWMCLTLYIWSLIAPAVLTNRDFS; translated from the exons ATGGGTCTTATTTGCTCTACGGCACAG CTTGCTTGCCTTTGTGGAAGCACAGCTTGCAGCTTCTGTTGCTCCCAATGTCCAACATGTCGCAACAGTACAAGTACTCGCATTATGTATGCATTATTATTAATGCTGGGAACAATTGCTGCTTGTATTACATTGGCTCCCGGTTTACAGGATGCACTTAAAAAG GTTCCATTTTGTACCAATAGTTCAAATTACGTACCATCAAAATTCACCGTTGATTGTGAATCTGCTGTTGGATATTTAGCAGTCTatagaatatgttttattataGCCCTTTATTTCTTCCTAATGTCAATTATGATGATAAGAGTAAGAAGTTCTAAAGATCCTCGGGCTCCTATACAAAATGG ATTCTGGGCCATTAAATATCTTCTAATAATTGGTGGAATAATTGGTGCTTTCTTTATACCTGAAAAATCATTTGGGACAACATGGATGTATTTTGGTATGATAGGAGgccttctttttattattatacaattaattCTGATTGTTGATTTTGCCCATACATGGGCGGATAATTGGGTAGGAAATTATGAAGATACTGAATCAAAAGGATG gTATGCCGCACTTTTGGGAGCAACATTATTTAATTACGCTGTTTCTATTACTGGAATTGTTCTATTGTTTATATACTTTACACAT GCAGATAGTTGTGatttgaacaaatttttcatatctTTCAACCTGATTTTATGTGTAATTGCTAGTATTATATCAACTCTATCAACTGTGCAAGAACATAATCCACGATCTGGTCTTCTTCAATCATCTATTGTATCCCTGTATGTTGTTTATTTAACTTGGAGTGGAATTTCAAATAGCCCAG ATCGTGAGTGCAATCCTGGATTTTTAGGGTTAATTTCTGGCAATGATGCTGATGCAAAGAATCGTGTTGCCTTTGATAAGGAAAGCATTATTGGATTAATTATTTGGTTTAGCTGCGTACTGTATAGCTCTTTGCGTACTGCATCTAAATCATCAAAGATTACAATGTCCGAAAACATTTTGGTCCAGGATAATGGAGCTG ATTATACTCCGGTAGAAGGTCGCAATCCTGATTCAGAAACTGGAAATGAAGCTAAAGTTTGGGATAACGAAGAAGATGCTGTAGCTTACAACTGGAGTTTCTTCCATCTCATGTTTGCTCTGGCCACTTTATACGTTATGATGACACTTACTAATTGGTATCA gcCAAATTCCAATTTGGATACCTTGAACTCTAATACTGCTTCAATGTGGgtaaaaattatatcttcCTGGATGTGCTTAACGCTGTACATTTGGTCATTGATAGCTCCAGCAGTATTAACAAATCGAGATTTCTCTTAA